A single window of Cytobacillus dafuensis DNA harbors:
- a CDS encoding YebC/PmpR family DNA-binding transcriptional regulator yields MGRKWNNIKDKKASKDANTSRIYAKFGVEIYVAAKQGEPDPEANQALKFVLERAKTYNVPKHIIDRAIDKAKGGSDENYSELRYEGFGPNGSMVIVDALTNNVNRTASDVRAAFGKNGGNMGVSGSVAYMFDATAVIGLEGKSADEVLEILMEADVDARDILEEEESVIIYAEPDQFHSVQEALKTAGITEFTVAEITMLAQNEITLPDDGQEKFEKMIDALEDLDDVQQVYHNVDLGE; encoded by the coding sequence ATGGGCCGTAAGTGGAACAATATTAAGGATAAGAAAGCGTCAAAAGATGCTAATACAAGTCGTATATATGCTAAGTTCGGAGTCGAGATTTATGTAGCAGCTAAGCAAGGTGAACCTGATCCAGAAGCCAATCAAGCTTTAAAATTTGTTTTAGAAAGAGCTAAAACTTACAATGTACCAAAACATATTATTGATCGTGCCATTGATAAAGCAAAAGGCGGGTCAGATGAAAACTATTCTGAGCTTCGTTATGAAGGCTTCGGACCAAATGGCTCAATGGTAATCGTGGATGCATTGACAAATAACGTTAATCGTACGGCATCAGATGTTCGTGCTGCATTTGGGAAAAACGGTGGAAACATGGGTGTAAGTGGTTCTGTTGCCTACATGTTTGATGCAACTGCTGTTATTGGTCTTGAAGGGAAATCAGCAGACGAAGTGCTTGAAATCTTAATGGAAGCAGATGTTGATGCACGCGACATTTTAGAAGAAGAGGAATCGGTTATTATTTATGCCGAACCCGATCAATTCCATTCAGTGCAAGAAGCATTGAAGACTGCTGGTATAACAGAATTTACAGTTGCGGAAATCACGATGCTTGCTCAAAATGAAATTACATTGCCTGATGATGGCCAAGAAAAGTTTGAAAAAATGATTGATGCACTAGAAGATTTAGATGATGTTCAACAAGTGTATCATAATGTAGACTTAGGTGAATAA
- a CDS encoding GNAT family N-acetyltransferase, giving the protein MIQFKVLTIHELSPTLLTTFNRYQETNYVCFKANDQFIIKADYFVEHWDDEKKYQVILELQNCVQANGTVTGAFSDRKLIGFANVEGELFGNNKEYLELPYIHVSNEYRNSGIGKKLFQICCEKAKQMGAKKLYIAAHPSVETQHFYKAVGCTHALEINQKILNKEPLDIQLEKVL; this is encoded by the coding sequence ATGATTCAATTCAAAGTATTAACTATACATGAATTATCCCCTACTCTATTAACAACATTTAATCGGTATCAAGAAACGAATTACGTATGTTTTAAAGCAAACGATCAATTCATCATTAAAGCTGACTACTTTGTTGAGCATTGGGATGATGAAAAAAAGTATCAAGTCATTCTAGAATTGCAAAATTGCGTCCAGGCGAATGGAACTGTAACCGGAGCCTTTTCAGATAGAAAGTTAATCGGTTTCGCAAATGTGGAAGGCGAATTATTCGGGAATAATAAAGAATACCTTGAACTTCCTTATATCCATGTCTCTAATGAATATAGAAATAGCGGAATTGGAAAAAAGCTGTTTCAAATATGTTGTGAAAAAGCAAAACAAATGGGTGCCAAGAAGCTATACATTGCAGCCCATCCTTCAGTAGAAACACAGCATTTTTATAAAGCTGTCGGGTGTACACATGCTTTAGAAATAAACCAAAAGATCCTTAACAAAGAGCCTTTAGATATACAATTAGAAAAAGTTTTATAA
- a CDS encoding DUF4179 domain-containing protein yields the protein MKCPTADKLSQFVDNLLVEQEQSDINTHLKSCNECMRIVEAFKDEQQFLRETLQIPTLPDHFDSLVLDQLEPYKQKAVRRKRTPWKRIMLSAAVVVVAIGLSAALNPSFAQWIGGLFSTEQVDEGLRMAKDAGLVQRVNQEVTNNGITFKVEDVITDSSRVALSYQIINADGDFQDTEIDLDVSQDNITAFDQNGKRIESMGMGWSEGSDYGLIEFSLREQPTVEAMTVKFNFDELNGVKGNWKLEIPINLKEARQFTTTLPLNDKNSSRHGVNINMTEMRFSPSSSEFLYETAFTEEEHAKVKDEVQKLEAKFGEEKVTGAESLTNYGTAIAYHIENEEGKAIYRNYAAHTQSSGTLQSSGSDMEQLGQIAWNDSFIPQKDKQKLTFVLDGVYKTVPSDFSIKIKPKELKKNPVSFEYEGNFITIKEAKKDNEYSLKKSLMPIEKETSVVIEMEGGREATASELGDWVLVDDKGKTYSTYGGGSILNEKDKNGRYKTSINLKSYDLEEIPEELTLHLLSVTRYDEVKDKWKVPLY from the coding sequence ATGAAATGTCCAACGGCGGATAAACTTTCACAGTTTGTTGATAACCTGTTAGTAGAACAGGAGCAATCTGATATAAATACTCACTTAAAAAGCTGTAACGAATGCATGAGAATCGTAGAAGCTTTTAAAGATGAACAACAATTTTTAAGAGAAACTTTACAAATACCAACATTACCTGATCACTTTGATTCCTTAGTTCTTGATCAGCTTGAGCCTTATAAACAGAAGGCTGTACGCAGAAAAAGAACTCCTTGGAAAAGGATTATGCTTTCTGCAGCGGTAGTGGTAGTAGCTATTGGCTTAAGCGCAGCTCTGAATCCTAGCTTTGCCCAGTGGATTGGTGGCTTGTTCTCAACCGAACAAGTTGATGAGGGATTAAGAATGGCAAAGGATGCAGGACTCGTGCAACGAGTAAATCAAGAAGTAACGAATAATGGAATTACATTTAAAGTGGAAGATGTCATAACTGATTCTTCTCGGGTCGCCTTGTCCTATCAAATAATCAATGCTGATGGAGATTTTCAAGATACAGAAATAGACCTTGATGTTTCGCAAGACAACATCACGGCCTTCGATCAAAATGGAAAACGAATTGAAAGCATGGGCATGGGTTGGTCTGAAGGAAGTGATTACGGGTTAATTGAATTTTCATTACGGGAACAACCAACAGTAGAAGCAATGACCGTAAAGTTTAATTTTGATGAGCTAAATGGAGTAAAGGGCAACTGGAAACTAGAAATCCCTATTAATCTTAAGGAAGCTCGTCAATTTACAACCACTCTTCCATTAAATGATAAAAATAGTAGCAGGCATGGTGTCAACATTAATATGACTGAAATGCGCTTTTCTCCTTCCTCTAGTGAATTTCTATATGAAACAGCCTTTACAGAAGAAGAGCATGCAAAAGTAAAAGATGAAGTTCAAAAGCTTGAAGCTAAGTTTGGTGAGGAAAAAGTAACTGGTGCAGAATCTTTAACCAACTATGGAACTGCCATTGCCTATCATATCGAGAATGAGGAAGGGAAAGCGATATATCGTAACTATGCAGCGCATACTCAGAGCTCAGGAACATTACAAAGTTCAGGCTCTGACATGGAACAGCTCGGTCAAATCGCTTGGAATGATTCGTTTATTCCACAAAAGGATAAGCAAAAGCTGACCTTTGTGTTAGATGGCGTATATAAAACGGTACCTTCTGATTTTTCTATTAAAATTAAACCGAAAGAGCTAAAGAAAAATCCTGTGTCCTTTGAGTATGAAGGAAACTTTATCACAATAAAAGAAGCGAAAAAAGATAATGAGTATTCGCTGAAAAAATCGCTAATGCCTATTGAAAAAGAAACGTCTGTTGTAATTGAAATGGAGGGTGGAAGAGAAGCTACTGCTTCAGAACTTGGCGATTGGGTTTTAGTCGATGATAAAGGAAAAACATATTCTACTTATGGTGGGGGATCTATTCTCAATGAAAAAGATAAGAATGGCCGCTACAAGACATCAATCAACCTCAAATCGTATGACTTGGAAGAAATTCCTGAGGAATTGACGCTGCATTTACTTTCCGTCACTCGCTATGATGAGGTCAAGGATAAGTGGAAAGTTCCACTATACTAA
- a CDS encoding TerC family protein, translating into MDFSILLEYGSVLLVLIVLEGLLAADNALVLAIMVKHLPEEERKKALFYGLAGAFVFRFASLFAISFLVDIWQVQAIGALYLLFISFNHIFRKVLIKKDKDKEVNTKEKKKAGFWGTVFKVELADIAFAIDSILAAVALAVALPASGLPKIGGMDGGQFLVIFAGGFIGLIIMRFAANFFVKLLHTKPGLEVAAFLIVGWVGVKLAVTTLSHPALAVLPESFSHSTEWKITFYVVLILIGVVGWFFSPKKDNEVTVEDKVS; encoded by the coding sequence ATGGATTTTTCGATACTTTTAGAATATGGATCGGTTTTATTAGTATTAATAGTTTTAGAAGGTCTTTTAGCAGCTGATAATGCATTGGTTTTAGCCATAATGGTTAAACATCTTCCGGAAGAGGAAAGAAAAAAAGCTTTATTTTACGGCCTTGCCGGAGCATTTGTATTCCGTTTCGCTTCTTTATTTGCGATATCATTTCTTGTTGATATTTGGCAGGTTCAAGCAATTGGTGCACTTTATCTATTATTTATTTCCTTTAACCATATCTTTAGAAAGGTATTAATAAAAAAGGATAAGGATAAAGAAGTTAATACAAAAGAGAAGAAAAAAGCAGGTTTTTGGGGAACTGTTTTTAAAGTGGAATTAGCTGATATTGCATTCGCTATTGACTCTATTTTAGCTGCAGTAGCTCTAGCAGTAGCACTTCCTGCTTCAGGCTTACCGAAAATTGGAGGTATGGATGGCGGGCAATTTCTCGTTATATTCGCAGGCGGATTTATTGGATTAATCATTATGCGTTTTGCAGCTAATTTCTTTGTTAAATTATTGCATACAAAGCCAGGCCTAGAAGTTGCCGCATTTCTTATTGTAGGTTGGGTCGGAGTAAAACTTGCAGTGACCACACTTTCACACCCGGCATTAGCGGTGCTGCCAGAATCATTTTCTCATTCGACTGAATGGAAAATTACATTCTATGTTGTGCTCATCCTTATCGGGGTAGTTGGATGGTTTTTCTCTCCAAAGAAGGATAATGAAGTAACTGTTGAAGATAAAGTGAGTTAA
- a CDS encoding MFS transporter, producing MKSPFYLLLISQSSTKLAYSLYTMTIITFIYQETNSATFASAVTIISMISQIISGSTVPLMMEKYTLKRILLISQIFQLIFYAFIVISILLIPSPINYILLFFLLAFISFFNGWSNPSRSALIPEVVSKEKLVNANSLLSTTDQILLLLGWSIGGILIVYLGHFKVIIITIILLLISILSLLMLKTNSTVHNKKKKNPIASLKEGWVIVFKHPILSTITKMDIIELFGGSIWIGAVTLIFVQEALGQDEKWWGYINSAYYAGTIIGGILVWKCSKYINQSLVLFIVIGSVGVSILTIIYSFVSIPIIALLLVILMGPLYQVRDIAQSTFIQNSINKELLGKYLASKATINQAVFSLSVFIIGLLVDLVSARFVYLFSGILLLSSGIYGYQKLFKNHQSQVDQTQKYD from the coding sequence TTGAAATCACCTTTTTACTTATTATTAATAAGTCAGTCTTCTACAAAACTAGCTTATTCTTTATATACAATGACAATCATTACATTTATCTATCAAGAAACGAATTCAGCCACTTTTGCATCAGCTGTCACCATTATTAGTATGATTTCGCAAATTATAAGTGGATCTACAGTACCATTAATGATGGAAAAATATACTTTGAAAAGGATTCTATTAATTTCACAGATATTCCAGCTGATTTTTTATGCTTTTATTGTAATCTCGATATTACTTATCCCTAGTCCAATCAATTATATTTTGCTATTTTTTTTATTAGCATTTATTTCATTTTTCAATGGCTGGTCTAATCCTTCGAGGAGCGCTCTAATCCCAGAGGTAGTTTCAAAAGAGAAATTAGTGAATGCGAATAGCCTTTTGTCTACTACCGATCAAATATTGCTGCTTCTTGGCTGGTCCATCGGCGGTATTCTAATCGTTTATCTTGGTCATTTTAAAGTCATTATCATAACCATTATATTATTGTTGATTTCTATCCTTTCTTTATTGATGTTAAAAACGAATTCTACGGTTCATAACAAGAAGAAAAAGAATCCAATTGCATCTCTAAAGGAAGGCTGGGTAATTGTCTTTAAACACCCTATATTAAGCACGATTACAAAAATGGATATCATTGAATTATTTGGTGGAAGCATTTGGATTGGGGCTGTCACCTTAATCTTCGTTCAAGAAGCATTAGGTCAAGATGAAAAATGGTGGGGATATATTAACTCAGCTTATTATGCAGGAACAATTATTGGTGGCATTTTAGTATGGAAATGTTCAAAATATATTAATCAGTCTCTTGTACTTTTCATTGTTATTGGATCAGTTGGTGTTTCAATTCTTACCATCATCTATTCTTTTGTTAGTATTCCTATTATCGCTTTGTTATTAGTTATTTTAATGGGCCCATTATATCAAGTTAGAGATATTGCTCAAAGCACATTTATTCAGAACTCCATCAATAAAGAACTTTTAGGAAAATACTTAGCTTCAAAGGCAACCATTAATCAAGCAGTCTTTAGTTTATCTGTTTTTATCATTGGTTTGCTTGTTGATTTAGTAAGTGCTAGATTTGTATATTTGTTTTCCGGAATATTATTACTTAGCTCTGGGATCTACGGCTATCAAAAATTATTCAAAAATCATCAATCCCAGGTAGATCAAACTCAAAAATACGATTAG
- a CDS encoding GNAT family N-acetyltransferase — MKIRYTDEIANPDQLFTLYQNDGWNEFLKLPKEALHKAMLQSWHVLCVYDEDQLIGTGRIISDGVINGYICGIIVHPSYRNKGIGKEIVRRLVREGNEAKLHIQLFCEDDKASYYRELGFEIFTVGMKYEGK; from the coding sequence ATGAAAATTAGATATACTGACGAAATTGCTAATCCCGATCAACTATTTACACTTTATCAAAATGATGGCTGGAATGAATTTCTGAAGTTGCCGAAAGAAGCTCTACATAAAGCAATGCTTCAAAGCTGGCATGTTCTATGTGTATATGATGAAGACCAATTAATCGGAACTGGACGAATCATATCAGATGGTGTTATTAACGGCTATATATGTGGAATAATTGTTCACCCAAGCTATCGGAATAAAGGAATTGGAAAAGAAATAGTTCGAAGATTGGTGAGAGAAGGGAATGAAGCTAAATTACATATTCAACTGTTCTGCGAAGACGATAAAGCCTCTTATTATAGGGAACTTGGTTTTGAGATATTTACAGTCGGCATGAAGTACGAAGGAAAATAA
- a CDS encoding nuclear transport factor 2 family protein — protein MEHLDKVLDDYFQCWNEAFLSKNGDKLRNYMSKSFVGYWANSNLELPDQYDNTYDIEAVLKQYDNAEKSFEPVSISMRKDGEEFVVIGTETAVIDGKAYPAKCMFVWRREENEWKLLREYIELEK, from the coding sequence ATGGAACATTTAGATAAGGTGTTAGATGATTATTTCCAATGTTGGAATGAGGCTTTCTTAAGTAAGAATGGAGATAAACTTAGAAATTATATGTCTAAAAGCTTCGTAGGATATTGGGCAAATTCGAATCTCGAACTTCCTGATCAGTATGATAATACCTATGATATAGAGGCAGTGTTGAAGCAATACGACAATGCTGAAAAAAGTTTTGAGCCAGTTTCCATTTCTATGCGTAAGGATGGAGAAGAGTTTGTTGTAATTGGGACTGAAACAGCAGTGATTGACGGTAAAGCCTATCCTGCAAAATGCATGTTTGTTTGGAGAAGAGAAGAAAATGAGTGGAAATTGCTAAGAGAATATATAGAGTTAGAAAAATAG
- a CDS encoding RNA polymerase sigma factor, with protein MEEELLWIQDVLSGNKHAYAHIINKYKNPLYATILRMTRNPQDAQDLVQEAFIKVYHQLGKFDGNGSFSSWIYRVAINHCMDEFRKKRYQMKQVEINEEKMVNSNHPEVIFLKKEKNRQLERLIATLPEDERMIILLRYANELSYNEISEIVELPLSDVRNKLHRAKKKMRDIVKREGGYFHEMSNGG; from the coding sequence ATGGAAGAAGAACTGCTTTGGATCCAAGATGTGCTATCCGGCAACAAGCATGCCTACGCACACATTATTAATAAATATAAAAATCCGTTATATGCCACGATTTTACGAATGACAAGAAATCCACAGGATGCTCAGGATTTAGTACAGGAGGCTTTTATTAAAGTCTATCATCAGCTCGGTAAATTTGATGGAAATGGATCGTTTTCCAGCTGGATCTATCGGGTGGCGATTAATCACTGTATGGATGAATTCCGAAAGAAACGCTATCAAATGAAACAGGTGGAAATAAACGAAGAAAAAATGGTGAACTCGAACCATCCTGAAGTGATTTTCTTAAAGAAAGAAAAAAATAGGCAGCTCGAGCGTTTGATTGCCACGCTGCCAGAAGATGAACGAATGATCATCCTCTTAAGATATGCAAATGAATTAAGCTATAACGAAATCAGTGAGATTGTCGAACTCCCTCTTTCAGATGTCCGCAATAAGCTTCATCGGGCTAAGAAAAAAATGAGAGATATAGTAAAACGCGAAGGAGGCTATTTTCATGAAATGTCCAACGGCGGATAA
- a CDS encoding alpha/beta hydrolase family protein, whose translation MRELHIQFDTDVNIKGTVSFPNDSGEKLPLVVIIHGSGPVDRDGSVKNMPMNAYKMLAEFFASIGVAALRYDKRGAGESGGNFYETGMWDLVNDGVAAVQAARQLPQIDPERIFLLGHSEGCTLSPAIHKQVKAAGLILLAGQADNVRNASEMQTRLLEEEVTNMKGFLGLLLRGLKVHKTSALKQAKLFDELMASNETVVKKGIAKINAKWMREHFQYQNDEDLAGVTCPILAITGEKDVQVDPKHVHLFKEKVNGPAEAYNVRTMNHLLREQEEPVSMLKLKSIYKKGFSKPLSPEMLSIMKNWAEKNILLKIS comes from the coding sequence ATGAGAGAACTCCATATTCAATTTGATACTGATGTGAACATAAAAGGAACGGTCAGTTTTCCTAATGATTCAGGTGAGAAATTACCTCTTGTCGTGATTATTCATGGTTCTGGACCTGTTGACCGTGATGGTAGTGTAAAGAATATGCCTATGAATGCATACAAAATGCTCGCTGAATTTTTTGCATCCATTGGTGTAGCGGCACTTCGATATGATAAACGTGGAGCGGGAGAGAGCGGAGGAAATTTCTATGAAACTGGAATGTGGGATTTAGTGAATGATGGTGTTGCTGCGGTTCAGGCAGCACGACAACTTCCACAAATTGATCCTGAAAGAATTTTTCTGCTTGGTCATAGTGAAGGATGTACATTATCTCCAGCTATTCATAAACAGGTGAAGGCTGCTGGATTGATTTTGCTTGCAGGACAGGCGGACAATGTAAGAAATGCCTCTGAAATGCAGACGCGGTTGCTTGAGGAGGAAGTTACGAACATGAAGGGCTTCCTAGGACTACTGCTTCGAGGGTTAAAGGTGCATAAAACCTCTGCGTTAAAGCAAGCAAAACTATTTGATGAATTAATGGCATCTAATGAAACCGTAGTCAAAAAAGGTATTGCAAAAATCAATGCTAAATGGATGCGTGAACATTTTCAATATCAGAATGACGAGGATCTTGCAGGTGTTACATGTCCTATACTTGCTATTACAGGAGAGAAGGATGTCCAGGTAGATCCAAAGCATGTCCATTTATTTAAGGAAAAAGTAAATGGGCCAGCAGAAGCGTATAATGTAAGAACGATGAATCATCTCCTCCGGGAACAAGAGGAGCCTGTCTCGATGTTAAAACTTAAATCCATTTATAAAAAAGGCTTTTCAAAACCGTTAAGCCCTGAAATGCTCTCTATTATGAAAAATTGGGCAGAAAAAAATATTCTCCTTAAAATTAGTTAA
- a CDS encoding GNAT family N-acetyltransferase, which translates to MDNNTVQLVELNKENWYDCCTLEVSENQVNHIEPNAVSIAQSKFEPSLKPYAIQYEDKFVGFLMFNTTLEELDGYWIYRIMVDKNYQQKGIGKKATKLMIDEMSKLPNCKKIVVGYHPENIGAHQLYASLGFIDNGDRFGKEMAVVLNI; encoded by the coding sequence ATGGATAACAACACTGTTCAACTAGTAGAATTAAACAAAGAGAATTGGTATGACTGCTGTACTTTAGAAGTATCTGAGAATCAAGTAAATCATATTGAGCCTAATGCTGTTTCGATTGCTCAATCAAAATTCGAACCATCATTAAAGCCATATGCTATCCAATATGAAGATAAGTTCGTAGGTTTTCTAATGTTCAATACGACCCTGGAAGAACTTGATGGTTATTGGATATATCGAATTATGGTAGATAAAAACTATCAACAAAAAGGGATAGGTAAGAAGGCAACTAAATTAATGATTGATGAAATGTCTAAATTGCCAAATTGTAAAAAAATCGTGGTTGGCTATCATCCTGAAAACATTGGAGCACATCAATTATATGCGAGCTTAGGCTTTATTGATAATGGCGATAGATTTGGGAAGGAAATGGCTGTTGTATTAAACATTTAA
- a CDS encoding VOC family protein — translation MLEKLIRVGTIYIPVVDVDSSVQWYTDKLGAELSYKDQEKAILNFANQSFFLVKSKEDQSSNFIDDKGNERFSVTFEVNGMAALEEIHKDFVNQGISVGEIENRGHSGRNFVFSDLDGNKFDVWSELSPIFKEKFFISN, via the coding sequence ATGCTTGAAAAATTAATTAGGGTAGGAACGATTTATATTCCTGTAGTGGATGTAGACAGTTCTGTTCAATGGTATACGGATAAGCTAGGGGCTGAGCTAAGCTATAAAGATCAGGAAAAGGCTATTCTGAATTTCGCTAACCAGAGCTTTTTCTTAGTTAAATCGAAAGAAGATCAAAGTTCAAATTTTATTGATGATAAAGGCAATGAGCGCTTCTCAGTGACGTTTGAAGTGAATGGAATGGCTGCTTTAGAAGAAATTCATAAGGATTTTGTTAACCAAGGTATCAGTGTTGGAGAAATTGAAAATAGGGGCCATTCTGGACGGAACTTTGTTTTTTCTGATCTCGACGGAAATAAATTTGATGTTTGGAGCGAATTAAGTCCGATTTTTAAAGAGAAATTCTTTATCTCAAATTAA